The Solea solea chromosome 15, fSolSol10.1, whole genome shotgun sequence genome segment TTAGTGGTGACTGACTATGTCTCCTTAGTTTTCCTTCAGCATTTCTTTATGATTTAAGCACAAACGCTTCATTTTAGATGGGATTTGCATACTGTATTTAATTTGACCAAAAatcctttttaaatatgtgaagAATTAAAAACTAGGTGATTATTGTTTAAttgtctttttaattaaattgacTTTGTCAAAATCAATATAGCTATTGATAAATTGAGCTGTTCAGTtattgaatgtaaaaaaaataaaaaaatcatcttctaccgtacaccctggacagctcgccagtccatcaccgAACAAACATTCACCCCGACAGTGTCTCATTaacctttgtgtgttttgataGTTTATTAATGAATAACAGATATATGAGTTCTGTTTAAGGGAAGTTGCTAAGAGCAAAAACATTATCTTCTCCAGACTCTCAATGGACattaacatcacaaacacttgTGACATCCTCATGtttcaaatggaaaaacatgttGAAGATTGGAGAGGAGATTACGGCTCCTGTCATATGCCCATCATCTCACATTGCACTCCCTCAGGGGGGCTCAGCATGATTTTTAGTCCAGCCATAACCTTTCAGTGAGAGACAAACAAAACCGTGTTGTGGCTACAAGGTAATATTGACATTTACAGTCAGAACAAACAAGGATTCTCATCATTGCTGTAATAAGTCCAGTTATTCAGCTCGGCCACTTCCTTGAGGCTTTACTCAAAATGGTGGGATGCCTCCCAGTGTGTCTGTATGATTGTTCAAACTTTGAAtacatgttcatttaaaataaatcttacTTTACATGTTATATTCACCCATTGAAGATGGACTTCCACGGCTTTCTGTCAAGTGAAGTTTAAAGTCTTAATGTGGGAAAAGctggcacaagaaaaaacaacctCTGTTGAGTGAGGATATGACGATAGGTAATACTGTGCCACAGTAACTGTAACAATAGACACTCAACCATTGTTTGGATAAAAGTAGGCTTTGGAAAACAAAGTAGAGTAAGGCGTGCGAGATCATTTTGTCAGCAAACAGCAGTTTGatttaaaacttattttgtgacttcagtgtgcAATAACATTAAAATCAGATGCATTTATTCGTTTTCATTTACTGAACTTTATTGAATTACAGTATAAGGGTAATGATACAATTTGTCTGATGCTCTTTTCTTTACCCTCACAGGTTTCTACTCCTGTGGCTGACAAATCTAATAGTGGTGCTGGAATACTGCAGTGCAGGTAATCATCATAATATATACAACTTCATCTAATTTTATTGTTGTTACACAATGTCTTCAGAGGGAACTTGAATGAAGCCACCGTCTCTTATCTTACCTTAAACACCAAATAATATAAGTTGCTTTCATCAAAAAAATACCATaaccagttgttttttttcattttctctcacccttgttgttttcagttgtgaCCCTGGGTGACTGTGAGGCAGCCGGCATCAAGTGCCACGCTCAGGCTGAGTGTCTGAAGAGCAGAGAAAACTTCACCTGCGAATGCCGCATGGGCTACCAGGGCGACGGTTTGCTGTGCTCCGACATTGACGAATGCCTCAGCGGTCTGCATAGCTGTCACTCAAAGGCCACGTGCAACAACATTCTGGGCAGCTATAGCTGTTTCTGCACCAGTGGCTATGTTGGAAATGGCAATAACTGCCAGGACATTGATGAATGCCAGAAAGACAACGGAGGTTGCGACGTCAATGCTCTCTGCACTAACATTGAGGGAGGGCGACGCTGCCAGTGTAAAGATGGCTTCACGGGCAATGGCTTTGGATGTACTGACATTGACGAATGCAAAGACGCAGGTACCTGCCACTGGCATGCCACTTGTGCCAACAAACCCGGGTTCTACATCTGCACATGTAACGCTGGCTATAAAGGCAACGGAAACTACCTGTGCCTCGACGTCGATGAATGCTCAGAGACTCCTTATGTTTGCTCTTCTTCACTTGGCTATAAAGGTTGTAAAAATCTACCTGGCACCTATCAGTGCACGTGCAGCAGTGGATTTGAAAGCAACGGGAAGAGCTGTGTGGACATTAATGAATGTTTGGTCAACACCTGCAGTCTATATGCACAATGTGTAAACACCAAGGGCTCCTATGAGTGCACCTGCAACAGTGGGTTTGTGGGAAACGGCGTGACGTGCGTGGACGTGAACGAATGCAGTGGAAAAAACCTGTGCGATGCCAAGGCGACTTGTATTAACAGGCTGGGGACTTACGAGTGCTCCTGTCCGATTGGCTTCCTTGGAGATGGACGTAAGTGTGAAGACATTAATGAGTGTGCAAATCCCAGCCTCTGCCCATCAACCACTACCTGCGTCAACACTGATGGATCATATTACTGCGACTGCGGCCGTGGTTTTATCTTTAATGAGTCCAAGTGCAATGATGTGGATGAGTGTGCCATAGGCCGGTGCAGCCCCCATGCAACCTGTGTCAATTCTGCTGGCTCCTTCGACTGTACGTGCAAAGAAGGTTTCGAAGGAGATGGCTTGACCTGCAAGGACAAGGACGAATGCTCATTGCCCGGACAGTGTCACTTAAACGCCCTTTGCTTTAACCTTCCCGGTTCCTTCAAATGCACCTGTAGAGAGGGTTTCTCTGGAGATGGGGCGGTCCAGTGCAATGATGTGAATGAGTGTCGAGTGAATAATGGAGGTTGCAGAAACAATGCCGCATGTGTCAACAGCCTGGGATCCTTCTCTTGCACGTGTCCGAAAGCCTTCATTTTGATTAACCGGACTACTTGCCAGGACATAAATGAATGTGAGGAACAGAGCAACCTGTGCAACAAGAATGAAGTGTGCAAGAACATTGACGGCTCGTACGAGTGCCCCTGCCAAGTTGGTTACTACCGTCTTCCCACCAGCCTGGACTGTGTTGATAGGGACGAGTGTAGAGACAACCCTTGTCACGCCAATGCCACGTGCCTCAATACTGCCGGGTCCTATATCTGCTCCTGCAAGCGTGGATTCGAAGGAAATGGCATAGAGTGTAAGGATATAAATGAGTGCTCTTTGGAGGGCACATGCCACCCACGGGCACTATGTACAAACTTAGTAGGAGATTTCCTCTGCTCATGTGAGCAGGGCTTCATAGGAGATGGCTTCTCCTGTCAGGATGTGGACGAGTGTGCCCTTTCTGATTCCACCTGCCCAGCCTTCTCAGTGTGTATCAACTCCCCCGGCGCTCACGTCTGCTCATGTTTGAATGGAACCGTGGCCTTCAACGACACCTGTGTGCCACCCACCACACTGTGCGACCCCGCCTGCGACCAACACGGCCTGTGCCACCGTTCGCCTGCCggataccagtgtgtgtgtgacctgggTTACATGGGCGAGGACGGAGTGGCCTGTTCGGACATAGATGAGTGCCAGAAGGAGAACATTTGTCCCGAAAATGAAACGGAATGTGTGAATAACCCGGGATCgttttcctgtgtgtgcagAAAGGGCTACACTCTCCGTGGATCAAAATGTGTTGGTAAATGAATATCATTCTTATTTTCAGTTATAAACATGGAGCCTGACAAAAGACGTCTGATTTGCTGCTTGggtttttaatttgttcagTGACGCATGTGGATCAGTAATGCACACATGTGTTCTGATATTTTCTTTAGAAGTTAAAGGTCaggtgtgtaagaattagagGTGAGACAACATAGTGCAACAAATCCACTCACACACCCCTTTTCCAAGCATGCCAAGAAACTGGAATGCTCTTCATAATCCAGGAATACtgtttcctcctttttcttgTTTCATTTATTGGGTGCATGTGGGCAGACATGCTCCACTTCCTTttcacactggatctttaaaagGTACTTTGTGTTGGCTTTGGCAACATCTATTGGTGATGCTCACCCTTCTTTTCCCAGCATCTAAGTTAGCCTTCAGTTATCATTTAAACTCAATTGTgtttaatttgttcattaaaaacatggtggccACAATAGAGAAGACCCACCTctgatgtaaatataaagggctcattctgtggtaatgaaaacaacaattcatatatTCCAGTGATTCCAATAAGAATAATTTCATCTGAACAATTTGTTTAAGCTTTAGATGAATACTTTGatctaaatcttacacactggacctttaagtaatCGGGTATATTTAGATACTATGCTTAATTGTTTTCTATTCCAATCCATGCAAACTCTTGTCTCAGAGTTTATTCAAAACACATTCTGTGTGTCGTGCCAGTAGTCCACTTTTTGATTGTGGTTTCAATGCAATAGTTGTTTtttgtgagaaaataaattgatatTAATTCCAGTATAGAGTAAAAGTAAGTAAAGGTTCATCTGTAAAACAGCCCATAGAACTCATTACAATTCAAAATGGATTATCCACTGTCAAGACGCTGCTAATCCTAACTGTGTCGCTCActttttccttccctcctcaTTGCCAGATGTGGACGAGTGTGAGACGGGGCAGCATGAGTGCAGTGAGTTTGCCCAGTGCAACAACACAATAGGCAGCCATTCCTGCTTCTGCCTCAGCGGCTTCACAGGTGACGGAAAGAACTGCTCAGGTAAGAGTCACACTCTGACTGTTAGCATGTACAACCACCAGTTGGTGTTGTTGCCTCCATGAATGGACTTTCTCTTGAGCTTTCCTTGAGCACCATTTGGGGCTCTTTACCTGACACTGTTCCATTTTGGATAAATTATAGACTTTGATGAATGCCAAGACCAAAATGGAGGATGCCATCCAGTTGCCAGATGCAATAACACGGAGGGATCTTTCTCCTGTGCCTGTCCACCTGGCATGGAGGGCAATGGCTTTGACTGCCAGGATGTAAATGAGTGTGACAAGAACTCCTCCCTGCCACACAACTGCAGTGCCCAGGCTTTGTGCCTCAACTCAAACGGGTCTTACAGCTGCGAGTGCCTGCATGGATACGATGGCGATGGCTTTACTTGTGAGGATGTGGATGAATGTCGACTAACCACGACCTGTGGCAGCAATATGTCGTGCAGCAACTTCCCCGGTTCCTACAATTGCTCATGTATCTTGGGTTTGGTGTACGAGAGCGGCACCTGCGTGAGTGAAGACACTTGTATAAATGCTAGTAGTCATTGCGACCCCCTTGCCGAGTGCCACCCACACCAAGGTTCCTTCTACTGCAGGTGCAAACGTGGTTATGAAGGGAATGGCACGGACTGCTGGGATGTGGATGAATGTGACAATTCACAAGGCGGAGTCTGCCGTAACTTCTCCTACTGCTTCAACACTGACGGCTCCTTTATCTGTGACTGCTGGGAAGGGTTTGAAGACAATGGGACACGCTGTCATGATGTggatgagtgtgtgacagggaacTTCACCTGCCCGGAAAACAGTACCTGTAATAACAAAGACGGGAGCTACGACTGTGCCTGTGACCCAGGTTTCTCAGGCAACAACTCCTTGTGTGTGGACATAAATGAGTGCCTCCTTGGACTTATTCAGTGCCCCAATTTCTCCAACTGCCTAAACACAATTGGGTCTGTCCTTTGTAAGTGCTGGGAAGGTTACCAAGGCAACAACACTGACTGCGAGGATATTGACGAGTGTGTAGACTACTCCACCTGCCCTGAGCATAGCACATGTATCAACACTGATGGTGCTTACCTGTGTCCTTGTGACGAGGGGTTTTCCAGGCTGAGTGACGAGGGGTTTTCCAGGCTGAGTGACTCGTGTTTGGACGTCGATGAATGTGGTGACAGTGCGACAGGGGAGCGTTGCACCAATGGGACATGTGTGAATGCTATTGGCTCGTATTACTGCACGTGTTTCAACGGATTCTGGAGCAACGGGACGGAGTGCATTGATGTCGATGAATGCTCAGGCTCTTTTAACTCGTCAGTGTGTCTGCCCCATTCCACATGTGTAAACACCCCTGGGTTTTACCTTTGCCCCTGTAATGAAGGGTTTATCATGAATGGCGCAGAATGCCAGGATGTAGATGAGTGTCACAACCCAGATGGCAACCCATGCCCTGAGCACTCATCATGTAACAACACAGTAGGCTCCTTCATCTGCCCATGTATCCCTGGGTACAAACCAGTAGACTTGGGATGCGGGGATATTGACGAATGCCTGGATAACACCACCTGTCGCTCTGACCAGGTGTGTACAAACCTCCCTGGAGCGTACTCCTGCTCCTGTTTCATGGGGTATCATGAGGAGGGACAGGCATGCGTGGACAACGATGAATGTGAGAATTCACCGTGTCATCCCTTGGCACGGTGCTACAACACTCCTGGCTCCTTTTCATGTCACTGCCCACTGGGCTTTGCTGGAAATGGCTCCTGGTGCAAAGATGTGGATGAGTGCGTCGCCCTGACCAAACCGTGCCACTCTTTTGCTCGCTGTCACAACACTCAAGGCTcatacgtatgtgtgtgtatacccgGGTTCCTGAGTGTTGGCTCAATGTGCACAGATGTCGACGAATGTCAACAGGGGAATGTACATTGTCACGCCGCTGCCACGTGCTCCAACCACGTAGGAGGCTTCAAGTGCTCCTGCAGTCATGGCTGGAACGTCGTCAAAGACGATGGACACGGAGGAGAAGCATGTGTGGACTTGGATGAGTGTCTGTTACCCACAGCATGTCCTGGACGTACATCCTGTACCAACGTGCCAGGGTCTTACAGCTGCTCCTGCACCAACGATGACACAGTATGCTCAACAATGGCTGGACAGGGTTAGCTATGTCTATTAGCTATTGTTAATCACGTGTTCTCACACTGATACATGTGTGCTTCACCATTTCCTTTGACTGTCAAAACTAGCATTACAgtaagctgttgtttttaagtgaAGAGTCGTGTGTCTCgaaaaaacatccacatttaGTGAGGTAAAATGATGCACTTGCGCTTATCAAAATACTGGAGATTTTGAGAAACATAATAATAAGATTAGTATACTTTTTTACAGGATATTTAAGGGGAAAAGGGGGGTGAGTTTAAATGTAATTGGCGTAAATTCGGTGAAAgcctgtgtgtgggggggttttctccagaTTCTCCAatttcccacagtccaaaaacatgcagaggttaattggacactctgaagagagtgtccaattcatcTCTGTGTGCAGGGTGTGTTTGCCTtctgccctgtgtcagctgtgaTTAGCTCCAGCtgccccacaaccctcatgtggaggatgaagtggtagacaatgaatgaatgaatgaatgaattaactgATGTAATATAATCAAACGTGGCAGAATTGACATGTTCTTCATCTGTGGTGTCAGGTCCTGAACACATAACTTTTCAGGCATATATATTATTTCCAcatttgttccccccccccccataaaatgtaaaatatgaactCTATCTAAAACATGGCAGCTCAAAGAGTTAGTGGTCTGGTTACTTTAGTTGATGATCTGATACagtcaatccatccatccatctttgaccgctttatcctccacatgagggccacggAGGGCGCTGGTGCTGATCTGATACAGTATATGATCAAAATGAATAAAGATGCCACTGATTAACTTCTGTGCTTCCCCAATAGAGAGCAACCTGTACCCCTTTGGAGAAGAGGTTGGTGATAAAGGTGTAAAGATCAACATAGAAGATGGAAATTCGCCCTATATTATTCCACCTGTGGGTTTCCCGTTTATGGGAAAATTATACGACAAGGTTTACGTGAGTTTCTGAGCTCAGTTTCATATTATATtgttaatttaaaataacatttataatatttagAGATGTCCATCTGGAACACTCATGTCGGACAATACTGCAGTCTATAATGACGCTATAGTTTTACTCAAAATTTCTAATGATGAAAATGCTAATAATGAAAGACCAGTTGGAAGTAAataaacatgacattaaaattaaatgacttTATTATAAGTAGTTACATATGAATGAAGATGGACCTCATGATATTGTCTCTCCTGTTCCTTCCTCAGTTTTCTGACAATGGTCTTGTTCACTTACAATCTCCCACTGAGAACCAGCAGTACCTGCTCCCTGCTCCGTCGGCCACTGGCTTCCCCGACAACATAAACGGGGCTTTGTTGGCCGTCTTTTGGGATGACTGTGATCTCACCATTGGTGAGGGACAACTGTTTTATCAGGTTCGACATCACTCACCAGGGCTCACGgctggtttttgtttgtttgtttttgagttgaaaaaaataaaatctcactGACAAAGTCATAGAGATGCAGCCTACAAAAGCACATTTCAGACATAAACAAAGATTTAACAACGATTTAACATTACTCCTCCTTTCAGGAATACCAAAAGCCGGATGTCTCAGACGTCTACTCTCAGTTGGTGTTTAATCGTACAGCAGAGGAGGTGACAGAATTTCAGGCGAAGAGAGGCAAGCCTGCTTTTATCCCTGCATGGATCCTCAAGATCACCTGGGAACAAGTGATGCCCGTCTCCTACCAGGAGATTGACCTCTCAAAGGTAAAAGAGATAAAGACAGTACTCATCCTCTGGGGTGCTTAACTTTAGTAAAATGCAATGCAAATTTTACACAGATTGACCTACTTTAAATGCCGATGTGAATGAAATGTTTGAACTTGAGCTGTCAGCTCAAGGAAACCAGTTGCTGACACGTTCATGCATTAATTTACACTACTATGTTTAACTTTGGTGCCACCTTGTGGTTGCTTCATCCAAAGGTGCTTGAATGCAGTGAGGGAATACTCGTTGTCATGTCATGTTGTTGCATTAAATAGTTTTAACAATTTATGCAGAAATGTAAAAGGGATAAATCAGGGTTGTTTTTCGGTAGTAGTAGTGTTATTTATgcagtgtgtttacatataGTAAACAGCTTTCAGCACGCTACTCGCTTCCAGAGACAGAAAATGGATCCAGAATGCAATTTCCAAGTGTGTTTGGTTGTGAATAAGGACAGCAGAGCAAATCTACAGTGCCTCAGACACGgcatgggggggggagggggggaatgGTCACGTaatattaatttgtgtgtgCCACAAATTTGTTATGCCACAAATTAAAATTCTTTGTCGAATTTCaaccatgtcatgtctggggctccataCAAAGCTGCAGTAGCCCAGTTAAAAGACATCATTCTACCTGTGTATTGTGTTTAGACACTTTACCATGTTGTCAGGTAACTCTTTCTTTGGCACTATACTGCCTTCTTCCTACAGAAGTACGAAAAACAGTTGCAAAGGTGTGTTACACTGGTGCAGATCAACCTTTGAAAGGCTATTCTGACAACATggtaaaaatattcaaaataaagcaaacaatTAGATGGCTACTGATCTTCTTTTGATATTGATGTATATCCGTCTCCAAACAGGCAGCACAGTGAGGGTTAATGCTGCTTTTTGTATGTAATCCAAAAGACTGTGCAAGAGAAGAATGTAAAAGAATGAACCACCTCTTTTTTCAGACCAACAGTTTCCAGGTTATCTTGACCACGGATGGCGAACGCTCCTTTGCTATCCTACAATACGGGGATATGTTGTGGGGTCCAGGCCAGAGGGTATATCACGACGCTATTATTGGCTACACAAACGGAAAGTCATCCTTCAAGGAGACCCCTGTCCCTGCTGACAACAACTTCGGGCCTAGAGGCAGATACAGGCCCAATCAGGTGAAAGGACCCCTGGGGAAGTTAGGTCAGCTGGTGTATGACTTTTCAGAAACAGCAGGATCAGACACAGCCCCTCAAATCAGGTGCCAGGCGTGGGCAGTGAAGGAGCCTGACCCTGCTGAGTGGACAGAGGAGCTGCATTCATGTCCCTGCAATAGCACCCAAGCTCAGGAGGACCTGTCCTTCTTGCAGGACACTACTGATCTGAGCTTGAGGGTGACGAAGCTGAGGAATCAGCGATGGGGAGGTGCGGCAGGCCACACCTTTCACTCAGTCCTGTCCAACAGATATGGTTCAGGGAAAAGGTGTGTGTATGAACCAGAGGGTCCGCTGCTCGCTGGGTACAATGAGCGCTACTACTTTGGACACAGCGAACAGAAACACATTGGTAATACACGTGATTCTACACGTTAACATGACAGCTCTATTCAAATTGACTGACACCACAGTAGTTATTACAGTTTTtcataaatgaaattaaatgtaatgGCATTTTTAGCTTTCTTTTCAAACCTTCAACATTTCAGTGATTGATGAATAAGAATAAATGATACAGTGTCTTACACCAGTAGGCAGAAAAGTTTGCTTTTTAGTTGGCATGattattacacattacacatgaGATATAATTGTACCCTTTCCAAAATATGTCGGGGAACTACACTGACCATCACgtaccaaaacaacaaaaagtgtgTGGGACATAAGGGAGGATGAATATCTGAgtccaaaacattttaaatatgaaggTAGTACACTTATGTACACCTATAATTCTCTTTACCAA includes the following:
- the si:ch73-105b23.6 gene encoding mucin-like protein isoform X2; the encoded protein is MQFLLLWLTNLIVVLEYCSAVVTLGDCEAAGIKCHAQAECLKSRENFTCECRMGYQGDGLLCSDIDECLSGLHSCHSKATCNNILGSYSCFCTSGYVGNGNNCQDIDECQKDNGGCDVNALCTNIEGGRRCQCKDGFTGNGFGCTDIDECKDAGTCHWHATCANKPGFYICTCNAGYKGNGNYLCLDVDECSETPYVCSSSLGYKGCKNLPGTYQCTCSSGFESNGKSCVDINECLVNTCSLYAQCVNTKGSYECTCNSGFVGNGVTCVDVNECSGKNLCDAKATCINRLGTYECSCPIGFLGDGRKCEDINECANPSLCPSTTTCVNTDGSYYCDCGRGFIFNESKCNDVDECAIGRCSPHATCVNSAGSFDCTCKEGFEGDGLTCKDKDECSLPGQCHLNALCFNLPGSFKCTCREGFSGDGAVQCNDVNECRVNNGGCRNNAACVNSLGSFSCTCPKAFILINRTTCQDINECEEQSNLCNKNEVCKNIDGSYECPCQVGYYRLPTSLDCVDRDECRDNPCHANATCLNTAGSYICSCKRGFEGNGIECKDINECSLEGTCHPRALCTNLVGDFLCSCEQGFIGDGFSCQDVDECALSDSTCPAFSVCINSPGAHVCSCLNGTVAFNDTCVPPTTLCDPACDQHGLCHRSPAGYQCVCDLGYMGEDGVACSDIDECQKENICPENETECVNNPGSFSCVCRKGYTLRGSKCVDVDECETGQHECSEFAQCNNTIGSHSCFCLSGFTGDGKNCSESNLYPFGEEVGDKGVKINIEDGNSPYIIPPVGFPFMGKLYDKVYFSDNGLVHLQSPTENQQYLLPAPSATGFPDNINGALLAVFWDDCDLTIGEGQLFYQEYQKPDVSDVYSQLVFNRTAEEVTEFQAKRGKPAFIPAWILKITWEQVMPVSYQEIDLSKTNSFQVILTTDGERSFAILQYGDMLWGPGQRVYHDAIIGYTNGKSSFKETPVPADNNFGPRGRYRPNQVKGPLGKLGQLVYDFSETAGSDTAPQIRCQAWAVKEPDPAEWTEELHSCPCNSTQAQEDLSFLQDTTDLSLRVTKLRNQRWGGAAGHTFHSVLSNRYGSGKRCVYEPEGPLLAGYNERYYFGHSEQKHIDEDLMPFQWCCMESTLCHLYLTKRPQDRCQGYSWSSPDSSTPGGTKAAQGVAMVYGSLHFLTFDGTEYSFRALGDFVILRLSSTTGSNIFTLQGQTDRLHTSTGEIIDAPVMVRMAAFHQGIGKIEWRCAKEGEGLQVLVDNVKVPVRIGVLLQGKKDFALRCLSAYRCVALYGGGLHVVVWRVARHNHLAAMVGVPQTFYNRTVGLMGLWSSNRSDDFLMSDGRLLPSADRNLPSEETLHTFGLSWTVPGPENMLFSPPPLVPLKHVSSEDLLESVSPAEVESLRRTCKGNMFCVYDIIASDSSDMGLQTLDAKKQYLNLAQIYGNMPPIVTEPMVIHTKVNVTVNVKMIAQDPNGDSFTYSIVYPRPPGSSIGIVDGFLKWTPTSTLPVDLTIKVSDGWSSSLFTPTLHICSCLNGGACQYDSAIESHQKGKFQVVGCLCPKGFSGKFCENTANICQGQPCFRGVKCQLTKPDQFTCGECPQNTVSIGKQGYKCFEHDMCSPPYPFPCHKDAKCHSTKQNYTCTCKPGFTGNGFNCTDIDECAEVSTCPNAKFECRNKPGSVDCFCRYKDTTDTDGCGDSANPPGSNLFNVSVRWKDTKSGGLKQMEEIFSQGFENKYYNVRKKDQEYRVNVSSDTPHWFLEDFMRRVSKEYGIVEIKVDDVDECKSKEAACIHPALCVNTYGGYRCVCNGTDVDESQPCVLERSKPNDVKLDLILGLVLGLGIPLLLLLLLAILACFCCCKKKTATGDLPHLLPNHIQQQYNPPPFNYGDPALQYMTHCSPRIIDNIPPRQHLR
- the si:ch73-105b23.6 gene encoding fibrillin-1 isoform X1, with protein sequence MQFLLLWLTNLIVVLEYCSAVVTLGDCEAAGIKCHAQAECLKSRENFTCECRMGYQGDGLLCSDIDECLSGLHSCHSKATCNNILGSYSCFCTSGYVGNGNNCQDIDECQKDNGGCDVNALCTNIEGGRRCQCKDGFTGNGFGCTDIDECKDAGTCHWHATCANKPGFYICTCNAGYKGNGNYLCLDVDECSETPYVCSSSLGYKGCKNLPGTYQCTCSSGFESNGKSCVDINECLVNTCSLYAQCVNTKGSYECTCNSGFVGNGVTCVDVNECSGKNLCDAKATCINRLGTYECSCPIGFLGDGRKCEDINECANPSLCPSTTTCVNTDGSYYCDCGRGFIFNESKCNDVDECAIGRCSPHATCVNSAGSFDCTCKEGFEGDGLTCKDKDECSLPGQCHLNALCFNLPGSFKCTCREGFSGDGAVQCNDVNECRVNNGGCRNNAACVNSLGSFSCTCPKAFILINRTTCQDINECEEQSNLCNKNEVCKNIDGSYECPCQVGYYRLPTSLDCVDRDECRDNPCHANATCLNTAGSYICSCKRGFEGNGIECKDINECSLEGTCHPRALCTNLVGDFLCSCEQGFIGDGFSCQDVDECALSDSTCPAFSVCINSPGAHVCSCLNGTVAFNDTCVPPTTLCDPACDQHGLCHRSPAGYQCVCDLGYMGEDGVACSDIDECQKENICPENETECVNNPGSFSCVCRKGYTLRGSKCVDVDECETGQHECSEFAQCNNTIGSHSCFCLSGFTGDGKNCSDFDECQDQNGGCHPVARCNNTEGSFSCACPPGMEGNGFDCQDVNECDKNSSLPHNCSAQALCLNSNGSYSCECLHGYDGDGFTCEDVDECRLTTTCGSNMSCSNFPGSYNCSCILGLVYESGTCVSEDTCINASSHCDPLAECHPHQGSFYCRCKRGYEGNGTDCWDVDECDNSQGGVCRNFSYCFNTDGSFICDCWEGFEDNGTRCHDVDECVTGNFTCPENSTCNNKDGSYDCACDPGFSGNNSLCVDINECLLGLIQCPNFSNCLNTIGSVLCKCWEGYQGNNTDCEDIDECVDYSTCPEHSTCINTDGAYLCPCDEGFSRLSDEGFSRLSDSCLDVDECGDSATGERCTNGTCVNAIGSYYCTCFNGFWSNGTECIDVDECSGSFNSSVCLPHSTCVNTPGFYLCPCNEGFIMNGAECQDVDECHNPDGNPCPEHSSCNNTVGSFICPCIPGYKPVDLGCGDIDECLDNTTCRSDQVCTNLPGAYSCSCFMGYHEEGQACVDNDECENSPCHPLARCYNTPGSFSCHCPLGFAGNGSWCKDVDECVALTKPCHSFARCHNTQGSYVCVCIPGFLSVGSMCTDVDECQQGNVHCHAAATCSNHVGGFKCSCSHGWNVVKDDGHGGEACVDLDECLLPTACPGRTSCTNVPGSYSCSCTNDDTVCSTMAGQESNLYPFGEEVGDKGVKINIEDGNSPYIIPPVGFPFMGKLYDKVYFSDNGLVHLQSPTENQQYLLPAPSATGFPDNINGALLAVFWDDCDLTIGEGQLFYQEYQKPDVSDVYSQLVFNRTAEEVTEFQAKRGKPAFIPAWILKITWEQVMPVSYQEIDLSKTNSFQVILTTDGERSFAILQYGDMLWGPGQRVYHDAIIGYTNGKSSFKETPVPADNNFGPRGRYRPNQVKGPLGKLGQLVYDFSETAGSDTAPQIRCQAWAVKEPDPAEWTEELHSCPCNSTQAQEDLSFLQDTTDLSLRVTKLRNQRWGGAAGHTFHSVLSNRYGSGKRCVYEPEGPLLAGYNERYYFGHSEQKHIDEDLMPFQWCCMESTLCHLYLTKRPQDRCQGYSWSSPDSSTPGGTKAAQGVAMVYGSLHFLTFDGTEYSFRALGDFVILRLSSTTGSNIFTLQGQTDRLHTSTGEIIDAPVMVRMAAFHQGIGKIEWRCAKEGEGLQVLVDNVKVPVRIGVLLQGKKDFALRCLSAYRCVALYGGGLHVVVWRVARHNHLAAMVGVPQTFYNRTVGLMGLWSSNRSDDFLMSDGRLLPSADRNLPSEETLHTFGLSWTVPGPENMLFSPPPLVPLKHVSSEDLLESVSPAEVESLRRTCKGNMFCVYDIIASDSSDMGLQTLDAKKQYLNLAQIYGNMPPIVTEPMVIHTKVNVTVNVKMIAQDPNGDSFTYSIVYPRPPGSSIGIVDGFLKWTPTSTLPVDLTIKVSDGWSSSLFTPTLHICSCLNGGACQYDSAIESHQKGKFQVVGCLCPKGFSGKFCENTANICQGQPCFRGVKCQLTKPDQFTCGECPQNTVSIGKQGYKCFEHDMCSPPYPFPCHKDAKCHSTKQNYTCTCKPGFTGNGFNCTDIDECAEVSTCPNAKFECRNKPGSVDCFCRYKDTTDTDGCGDSANPPGSNLFNVSVRWKDTKSGGLKQMEEIFSQGFENKYYNVRKKDQEYRVNVSSDTPHWFLEDFMRRVSKEYGIVEIKVDDVDECKSKEAACIHPALCVNTYGGYRCVCNGTDVDESQPCVLERSKPNDVKLDLILGLVLGLGIPLLLLLLLAILACFCCCKKKTATGDLPHLLPNHIQQQYNPPPFNYGDPALQYMTHCSPRIIDNIPPRQHLR